A window of the Artemia franciscana chromosome 3, ASM3288406v1, whole genome shotgun sequence genome harbors these coding sequences:
- the LOC136024735 gene encoding proline-rich nuclear receptor coactivator 2-like isoform X2 — MFLNGLNKFSDGDRSSGASSPANSEGYRTPPRRIPSWSESSGSPRSYSPFNKDISYAGARFDEPPSPRVLPMPPVSWIPASPAPPSQRREVMELGLKKLLGIEK; from the exons ATGTTTTTGAATGGATTGAATAAGTTCTCTGACGGTGACAGAAGCTCGGGGGCTTCAAGTCCG gcCAATTCTGAAGGTTACAGGACCCCACCCCGAAGGATCCCAAGCTGGTCTGAGAGTTCAGGTAGTCCGCGATCGTACTCTCCTTTTAACAAGGATATATCATATGCTG GTGCCAGATTTGATGAGCCACCAAGTCCAAGAGTTTTGCCAATGCCCCCTGTTTCTTGGATTCCTGCCAGTCCAGCCCCACCGTCTCAACGGCGTGAAGTTATGGAGCTAGGACTTAAGAAGTTACTtggcattgaaaaataa